One genomic segment of Burkholderia pyrrocinia includes these proteins:
- a CDS encoding LysE family translocator — protein MFGITHFGFFVLAVFLLNVTPGPDTAYIVGRSVAQGRGAGLMSALGISAGCCVHALACAFGLTALLAASAAAFTVIKLAGAAYLIYLGVRMIVAKQAAAPSGAAAAQAAKPLRQLFTQGFWTNVLNPKVVLFFVSFFPQFVSVDSQHKALAFLTLGAVFVAMSTVWTSLVAWVAGSVTQRFSGKPGVRKWLDRTVGSAFVGLGLRLATSQR, from the coding sequence ATGTTTGGCATCACCCATTTCGGCTTCTTCGTGCTGGCAGTTTTCTTGCTGAACGTCACGCCCGGCCCCGACACGGCCTACATCGTCGGCCGCAGCGTCGCGCAGGGCCGCGGCGCGGGGCTGATGTCGGCGCTCGGCATTTCGGCCGGCTGTTGCGTTCACGCGCTGGCGTGCGCATTCGGCCTCACGGCGCTGCTCGCGGCGTCGGCTGCCGCGTTCACGGTGATCAAGCTGGCCGGCGCCGCGTACCTGATCTACCTCGGCGTGCGGATGATCGTCGCGAAGCAGGCGGCCGCGCCGTCGGGCGCCGCGGCCGCGCAGGCCGCGAAGCCGCTGCGCCAGCTGTTCACGCAGGGCTTCTGGACCAACGTGCTGAACCCGAAGGTCGTGCTGTTCTTCGTGTCGTTCTTCCCGCAGTTCGTGTCGGTCGACAGCCAGCACAAGGCATTGGCGTTCCTGACCCTCGGCGCGGTGTTCGTTGCGATGAGCACGGTCTGGACCAGCCTGGTCGCATGGGTCGCGGGCAGCGTCACGCAGCGCTTTTCCGGCAAGCCGGGCGTCAGGAAGTGGCTCGACCGCACGGTCGGCAGCGCTTTCGTCGGCCTCGGCCTTCGTCTTGCAACATCGCAACGCTGA
- the htpX gene encoding zinc metalloprotease HtpX has product MFNWVKTAMLMAAITALFIVIGGMIGGSRGMTIALLFALGMNFFSYWFSDKMVLRMYNAQEVDENTAPQFYRMVRELATRANLPMPRVYLINEDAPNAFATGRNPEHAAVAATTGILRVLSEREMRGVMAHELAHVKHRDILISTITATMAGAISAIANFAMFFGGRDENGRPANPIAGIAVALLAPIAGALIQMAISRAREFEADRGGAQISGDPQSLATALDKIHRYAAGIPFQAAEAHPATAQMMIMNPLHGGGLKNLFSTHPATEERIARLMEMARTGRFD; this is encoded by the coding sequence ATGTTCAATTGGGTCAAAACGGCGATGCTGATGGCCGCGATCACGGCCCTGTTCATCGTGATCGGCGGGATGATCGGCGGTTCGCGCGGCATGACGATCGCGTTGCTGTTCGCGCTCGGCATGAATTTCTTCTCGTACTGGTTCTCCGACAAGATGGTGCTGCGCATGTACAACGCGCAGGAAGTGGACGAGAACACGGCGCCGCAGTTCTACCGGATGGTGCGCGAGCTGGCCACGCGCGCGAACCTGCCGATGCCGCGCGTCTACCTGATCAACGAGGATGCGCCGAACGCGTTCGCGACGGGCCGCAACCCCGAGCACGCGGCGGTCGCGGCGACGACAGGCATCCTGCGCGTGCTGTCGGAGCGCGAGATGCGCGGCGTGATGGCGCACGAACTCGCGCACGTGAAGCACCGCGACATCCTGATCTCGACGATCACCGCGACGATGGCGGGCGCGATCTCGGCGATTGCGAACTTCGCGATGTTCTTCGGCGGGCGCGACGAGAACGGCCGGCCGGCCAACCCGATCGCGGGTATTGCGGTCGCGCTGCTCGCGCCGATCGCCGGTGCGCTGATCCAGATGGCGATTTCGCGGGCACGCGAGTTCGAGGCCGACCGCGGCGGCGCGCAGATTTCCGGCGATCCGCAGTCGCTCGCGACCGCGCTCGACAAGATCCATCGCTATGCGGCCGGCATCCCGTTCCAGGCGGCCGAAGCGCATCCGGCCACCGCGCAGATGATGATCATGAACCCGCTCCACGGCGGTGGCCTGAAGAACCTGTTCTCGACGCACCCGGCCACCGAGGAGCGCATCGCACGCCTGATGGAGATGGCGCGTACCGGCCGCTTCGATTAA
- the rsmB gene encoding 16S rRNA (cytosine(967)-C(5))-methyltransferase RsmB — protein sequence MTRTRSSAPSSSGRPARLSALHLAPESLGFALDAAAQAVDAVRRGTALPAALSAVFGQMASGAQALARGATQDVAYRTMRRLGSADWLIGRFVGKAPPAHVHAVLAGAFALLLDPAEDAAYPAFTVVDQAVTVIGARREYAFAKGMVNAVLRRFLRERDALVAAMQDDAVARWNYRAWWVDAVKRAWPDAWQAILAAGERQGPLTLRVNARRASVDAYLDTLRTSGIEATAIGRHAVRLASALPVERIPGFADGVVSVQDAGAQLAAEWLGARDGMRVLDACAAPGGKTGHILELADAEVVALESDATRAARIGENLVRLSLEADVRVGDAGAPDAWYDGRPFDRILADVPCSASGIVRRHPDIRWLRREADIPALVAEQRRILSALWPLVKPGGELLYVTCSIFPEEGELQARWFEAACEDAVRLDAPGQLLPDGVQGGAAAGALDQNTDHDGFFYARFQKR from the coding sequence ATGACACGAACCCGTTCTTCCGCTCCGTCTTCTTCCGGCCGCCCGGCGCGCCTGTCCGCACTGCACCTGGCGCCCGAGTCGCTCGGCTTCGCACTCGACGCGGCCGCGCAGGCGGTCGATGCGGTACGGCGCGGCACCGCGCTGCCGGCAGCACTCTCGGCGGTATTCGGGCAGATGGCGTCCGGTGCGCAGGCGCTCGCGCGCGGCGCGACGCAGGACGTTGCGTACCGGACGATGCGTCGCCTCGGCAGTGCGGACTGGCTGATCGGCCGGTTCGTCGGCAAGGCGCCGCCCGCGCACGTGCACGCGGTACTCGCGGGCGCATTCGCGCTGCTGCTCGACCCGGCGGAAGATGCCGCGTATCCGGCGTTCACGGTGGTCGACCAGGCCGTCACCGTGATCGGCGCGCGGCGCGAATACGCGTTCGCGAAGGGCATGGTCAACGCGGTGCTGCGTCGTTTCCTGCGCGAGCGCGATGCGCTCGTCGCGGCGATGCAGGACGACGCCGTCGCGCGCTGGAATTACCGCGCATGGTGGGTCGATGCGGTGAAGCGCGCATGGCCCGATGCATGGCAGGCGATCCTCGCGGCCGGCGAGCGCCAGGGGCCGCTGACGCTGCGCGTGAATGCGCGCCGCGCAAGCGTCGACGCGTATCTCGACACGTTGCGCACGAGCGGGATCGAAGCGACCGCAATCGGCCGGCATGCGGTGCGGCTCGCATCGGCGCTGCCGGTCGAGCGCATTCCGGGATTCGCCGACGGCGTGGTGTCGGTGCAGGATGCCGGCGCGCAGCTCGCGGCAGAATGGCTCGGCGCGCGCGACGGCATGCGCGTGCTCGACGCATGTGCGGCGCCCGGCGGCAAGACCGGCCATATTCTCGAACTGGCCGATGCGGAAGTCGTTGCGCTCGAAAGCGACGCGACGCGCGCGGCACGCATCGGCGAGAACCTCGTGCGCCTGTCGCTGGAAGCGGACGTGCGCGTCGGCGATGCAGGTGCGCCCGATGCGTGGTACGACGGGCGCCCGTTCGACCGTATCCTGGCCGATGTGCCGTGCTCGGCCTCCGGCATCGTGCGGCGGCACCCCGACATTCGCTGGCTGCGCCGCGAGGCCGACATCCCGGCGCTCGTCGCGGAGCAGCGCCGCATCCTGTCGGCGCTGTGGCCGCTCGTGAAGCCGGGCGGCGAACTGCTTTACGTGACCTGTTCGATCTTTCCCGAAGAAGGCGAGTTGCAGGCCCGCTGGTTTGAAGCGGCTTGTGAAGATGCGGTACGATTGGACGCCCCCGGCCAACTGCTGCCGGACGGAGTGCAGGGAGGGGCTGCCGCCGGCGCACTCGACCAGAACACCGATCACGACGGATTTTTCTACGCGCGGTTTCAGAAACGGTGA
- a CDS encoding DUF4390 domain-containing protein, producing MTIKHLFPLRLAAVLMVALTLCLAVVRPAHAQSIAVQRASLQADGSGWSLDARFDFELNPNLEDAVNKGIPVYFTTDFELSRARWYWLDEQPVSVSQTIRLSFQPLTREYRVSTGGLQLGFPSLKDALAVVRHITSWHVIDRNQVRTGETYMASVRMQLDTALMPKPFQVDAVNNRDWTLGSDWKRFNFTVTERAK from the coding sequence GTGACGATCAAACACCTTTTTCCACTTCGGCTCGCGGCCGTCCTGATGGTCGCGTTGACGCTGTGCCTGGCCGTCGTCCGGCCGGCGCATGCCCAGTCGATCGCCGTGCAGCGTGCGTCGCTCCAGGCCGACGGAAGCGGCTGGAGCCTCGACGCCCGCTTCGATTTCGAGCTGAATCCGAACCTCGAGGATGCCGTTAACAAAGGCATTCCGGTGTATTTCACGACGGATTTCGAGTTGAGCCGCGCGCGCTGGTACTGGCTTGACGAACAGCCGGTATCGGTGTCACAGACGATCCGCCTGTCGTTCCAGCCGCTCACGCGCGAGTACCGCGTGTCGACGGGCGGCCTGCAACTCGGTTTCCCGTCGCTGAAGGACGCGCTCGCGGTGGTCCGGCACATCACGTCGTGGCACGTGATCGACCGCAACCAGGTGCGCACGGGCGAAACCTACATGGCGTCGGTGCGGATGCAGCTCGATACGGCGCTGATGCCGAAGCCGTTCCAGGTCGACGCCGTGAACAACCGCGACTGGACGCTCGGGTCGGACTGGAAGCGCTTCAACTTCACGGTGACCGAACGTGCTAAATAA
- the esaS gene encoding sensor histidine kinase EsaS (Enhanced Sensitivity to Antibiotics Sensor), whose product MLNKVRRAASGKSLLVRVIVSTVALTALLLLVLLAAASANTEFFDRYYSWLYATNIVVALVFLLVVLGLIGMIVVRLRKGKFGTRLLAKLAVFFALVGVVPGGIIYIVSYQFVSRSIESWFDVNVETALTAGLNLGRGMLDASLSDLQTKARLMSDQLASVDANTNGTTLTLLRLRDQFGVQDATIVEPSRGGSGAAPDLHIVAQASGNFAALIPDDLPTSLMLSQAREHGAYAAIEGEVDGDPRAHGAKGALRLRVVRPIPDATTSLLQPAERFLQLTQPVPPTLAHNADAVQRAYREYQEKSLGRTGLRKMYIGTLTLALFLATFIAMMLALALGQQLARPLFLLAQGTKEITEGDYTPKREIKTRDELGFLTQSFNAMTRQLSEARLAVEKNRIALEHSKTYLESILANLTAGVFVLDRQFRLTTANRGAERIFRQPFNALIGTTLDRIGVAAGFGAMVRKAFADREAASDGGSGDRGHWQQQFAIEMPGETEPLTLLVRGARLVSTVEGQADDPQTSGYVVVFDDISDVISAQRSVAWGEVARRLAHEIKNPLTPIQLSAERLQMKLSDKLAPSDADVLKRGATMIVNQVAAMKRMVDDFREYARTPPAVLANLQLNELASEVLGLYGVGEGKSPIVAELAPSLPVIRGDATQLRQVIHNLLQNAQDSVAESAHPRVLIETKTVEYGDPDAEGKTRVAVRLTVSDNGPGFPARILTRAFEPYVTTKAKGTGLGLATVKKIVDEHGARIDLRNRMHGETVEGAQVSILFLQMASDAPGAESGAQGGTTPAKTKASEQTRAA is encoded by the coding sequence GTGCTAAATAAAGTGCGCCGCGCGGCCAGCGGGAAGAGCCTCCTCGTTCGCGTGATCGTCTCGACCGTCGCGCTCACCGCGCTGCTGCTGCTCGTGCTGCTCGCGGCCGCGAGCGCCAACACCGAATTCTTCGATCGCTACTACTCGTGGCTGTACGCGACGAACATCGTCGTCGCGCTCGTGTTCCTGCTCGTGGTGCTCGGGCTGATCGGGATGATCGTCGTGCGCCTGCGCAAGGGCAAGTTCGGCACGCGGCTGCTCGCGAAGCTCGCGGTGTTCTTCGCGCTCGTCGGCGTGGTGCCCGGCGGGATCATCTACATCGTGTCGTACCAGTTCGTGTCGCGCAGCATCGAGTCGTGGTTCGACGTGAACGTCGAGACGGCGCTGACGGCCGGCCTGAACCTCGGCCGCGGGATGCTCGATGCGTCGCTGTCCGATCTGCAGACGAAGGCGCGGCTGATGTCCGATCAGCTCGCGAGCGTCGACGCGAACACGAACGGCACGACGCTTACGCTGCTGCGGCTGCGCGACCAGTTCGGCGTGCAGGACGCGACGATCGTCGAGCCGAGCCGCGGCGGTTCGGGCGCGGCGCCCGACCTGCATATCGTCGCGCAGGCGTCGGGCAATTTTGCGGCGTTGATTCCGGACGACCTGCCGACGTCGCTGATGCTGAGCCAGGCGCGCGAACACGGCGCGTACGCGGCGATCGAGGGCGAAGTCGACGGCGACCCGCGCGCGCACGGCGCGAAAGGCGCGCTGCGGTTGCGTGTCGTGCGGCCGATTCCCGATGCGACGACATCGCTGTTGCAGCCGGCCGAACGCTTCCTGCAGCTCACGCAACCGGTGCCGCCCACGCTCGCGCACAACGCCGACGCCGTGCAGCGCGCGTATCGCGAGTACCAGGAAAAGTCGCTCGGCCGCACGGGGCTGCGCAAGATGTACATCGGCACGCTGACGCTCGCGCTGTTCCTCGCGACCTTCATCGCGATGATGCTCGCGCTCGCGCTCGGCCAACAGCTCGCGCGGCCGCTGTTCCTGCTCGCGCAGGGCACCAAGGAGATCACGGAAGGCGACTACACGCCGAAGCGCGAGATCAAGACGCGCGACGAGCTCGGCTTCCTCACGCAGTCGTTCAACGCGATGACGCGCCAGTTGTCCGAGGCGCGGCTCGCGGTCGAGAAGAACCGCATCGCGCTCGAGCATTCGAAGACGTATCTCGAGAGCATCCTCGCGAACCTGACCGCAGGCGTGTTCGTGCTCGACCGCCAGTTCCGGCTGACGACGGCCAACCGCGGCGCCGAGCGGATCTTCCGGCAGCCGTTCAACGCGCTGATCGGCACGACGCTCGACCGGATCGGCGTTGCCGCGGGGTTCGGTGCAATGGTGCGCAAGGCATTCGCCGATCGCGAGGCGGCGTCCGACGGCGGCAGCGGCGATCGCGGCCACTGGCAGCAGCAGTTCGCGATCGAGATGCCGGGCGAAACCGAACCGCTGACGCTGCTCGTGCGCGGCGCGCGCCTCGTGTCGACGGTCGAGGGGCAGGCCGACGATCCGCAGACGTCCGGTTACGTCGTCGTGTTCGACGATATTTCCGACGTGATTTCCGCGCAGCGTTCGGTCGCGTGGGGCGAGGTCGCGCGGCGGCTCGCGCACGAGATCAAGAATCCGCTGACGCCGATCCAGCTGTCGGCCGAGCGGCTGCAGATGAAGCTGTCCGACAAGCTCGCGCCGTCCGACGCGGATGTGCTCAAGCGCGGCGCGACGATGATCGTCAACCAGGTGGCCGCGATGAAGCGGATGGTCGACGATTTCCGCGAATACGCGCGCACGCCGCCGGCGGTGCTCGCGAACCTGCAGTTGAACGAACTGGCAAGCGAGGTGCTCGGGCTGTATGGTGTCGGTGAAGGCAAGAGCCCGATCGTCGCCGAGCTCGCGCCGTCGCTGCCGGTGATTCGCGGCGACGCGACGCAATTGCGCCAGGTGATCCACAACCTGCTGCAGAATGCGCAGGATTCGGTCGCGGAGTCCGCACATCCGCGTGTGTTGATCGAAACCAAGACAGTAGAATATGGCGATCCCGACGCCGAGGGCAAAACGCGCGTCGCGGTACGTCTTACCGTGTCCGACAACGGGCCCGGTTTTCCGGCACGCATCCTGACCCGCGCGTTCGAGCCTTACGTGACGACGAAGGCGAAGGGCACAGGGCTCGGGCTGGCCACGGTCAAGAAAATCGTCGATGAGCACGGTGCGCGGATCGATCTGCGCAATCGCATGCACGGCGAGACCGTCGAGGGTGCGCAGGTGTCGATCCTGTTCCTGCAGATGGCGAGCGATGCGCCGGGCGCCGAATCGGGCGCGCAGGGCGGGACGACCCCCGCTAAGACAAAAGCAAGTGAGCAGACAAGGGCAGCGTAA
- the esaR gene encoding response regulator transcription factor EsaR: protein MATILVVDDEMGIRELLSEILSDEGHVVEAAENAQAAREYRLNQAPDLVLLDIWMPDTDGVTLLKEWAAQGLLTMPVIMMSGHATIDTAVEATKIGALDFLEKPIALQKLLKSVEHGLARGAAPVSANAAAKAGAGQGAGPAAVASAAALPTLGDDMAAALGLAGQTAAIPFDIPLREARDAFERAYFEYHLARENGSMTRVAEKTGLERTHLYRKLKQLGVELGKKPSEGAI from the coding sequence ATGGCAACCATCCTGGTGGTAGATGATGAAATGGGCATCCGGGAATTGCTCTCGGAGATCCTCAGCGATGAAGGACATGTCGTCGAGGCAGCGGAGAACGCGCAGGCCGCGCGGGAATACCGGCTGAATCAGGCGCCCGATCTCGTGCTGCTCGATATCTGGATGCCCGATACCGACGGCGTCACGTTGCTCAAGGAATGGGCCGCGCAGGGGCTGCTGACGATGCCCGTGATCATGATGTCCGGGCACGCGACGATCGACACGGCCGTCGAGGCGACGAAGATCGGCGCGCTCGATTTCCTCGAGAAGCCGATCGCGCTGCAGAAGTTGCTGAAGTCCGTCGAGCACGGTCTCGCACGCGGCGCGGCGCCGGTGTCCGCGAACGCGGCGGCGAAGGCCGGCGCCGGGCAGGGCGCGGGGCCCGCGGCGGTTGCGTCCGCGGCGGCGCTGCCGACGCTCGGCGACGACATGGCGGCGGCACTCGGCCTCGCGGGGCAGACGGCCGCGATCCCGTTCGACATCCCATTGCGTGAAGCACGCGATGCGTTCGAGCGCGCGTACTTCGAATATCACCTCGCGCGCGAGAACGGCAGCATGACGCGCGTCGCGGAGAAGACGGGCCTCGAGCGCACGCACCTGTATCGCAAGCTCAAGCAGCTCGGCGTCGAGCTCGGCAAGAAGCCGTCCGAAGGCGCGATATAA
- a CDS encoding ribbon-helix-helix domain-containing protein, giving the protein MSTMNISLPESLKAFVDEQVGLRGYGTSSEYVRELIRKDQDRQHLRGLLLAGAASAPTAPVGDDYFDSLRVRARG; this is encoded by the coding sequence ATGAGCACCATGAATATCTCCCTTCCCGAATCGCTGAAGGCTTTCGTCGATGAGCAGGTCGGCCTGCGCGGTTACGGTACCAGCAGCGAGTACGTGCGCGAACTGATTCGCAAGGATCAGGATCGCCAGCATCTGCGCGGGCTGCTGTTGGCGGGCGCCGCTTCGGCGCCTACCGCGCCTGTCGGTGACGATTATTTCGATTCGCTGCGGGTTCGCGCCCGCGGATGA
- a CDS encoding type II toxin-antitoxin system RelE/ParE family toxin, translating to MTKKPVVPRGLARQDVEDAIDDYLRQNAREAALGFVDALEQAYMHIGRHAATGSPRYAHELAVPGLRSWQLTHYPHIVFYVEHDDHVDVWRVLHGMRDIPSWLREEDGQS from the coding sequence ATGACGAAGAAGCCTGTCGTTCCGAGGGGGCTTGCCAGGCAGGATGTCGAAGACGCAATCGACGACTACCTGCGACAGAATGCGCGGGAAGCCGCACTCGGTTTCGTCGACGCGCTCGAGCAGGCGTATATGCATATCGGCCGACATGCGGCGACCGGTTCGCCTCGTTATGCTCATGAGCTCGCTGTGCCGGGATTGCGTAGCTGGCAACTGACGCACTACCCGCACATCGTTTTCTATGTCGAGCACGACGATCACGTCGATGTCTGGCGCGTATTGCACGGCATGCGCGATATTCCGTCGTGGCTGCGCGAAGAGGATGGCCAGAGCTGA
- the queC gene encoding 7-cyano-7-deazaguanine synthase QueC, whose product MIRTDAKDGALVLFSGGQDSATCVAWALERYQTVETLGFDYGQRHRVELECREGVREALKRKFPAWSDRLGDDHMIDLSVLGAISDTAMTRTIEIETAANGLPNTFVPGRNLMFMTIAAAIAYRRGLRVLVGGMCETDFSGYPDCRDDTMKALQVALNLGMDTRVVLETPLMWLDKAQTWQLAEQLGGEALVELIRVETHTCYVGERAELHDWGFGCGECPACKLRKRGYEAYLKGERVTEAPL is encoded by the coding sequence GTGATTCGGACAGACGCTAAAGACGGCGCGCTCGTGTTGTTTTCCGGCGGGCAGGACTCGGCCACGTGCGTGGCATGGGCACTCGAACGCTACCAGACGGTCGAGACCCTTGGCTTCGATTACGGCCAGCGCCATCGTGTCGAGCTCGAATGTCGCGAAGGCGTGCGCGAAGCGCTGAAGCGCAAGTTTCCTGCGTGGTCGGACCGGCTCGGCGACGATCACATGATCGACCTGTCGGTGCTCGGCGCGATCAGCGATACCGCGATGACGCGCACGATCGAGATCGAGACGGCGGCGAACGGCCTGCCGAACACGTTCGTGCCGGGCCGCAACCTGATGTTCATGACGATCGCCGCGGCGATCGCCTATCGCCGCGGGCTGCGCGTGCTGGTCGGCGGGATGTGCGAGACCGATTTTTCGGGGTACCCCGACTGCCGCGACGATACGATGAAGGCGCTGCAGGTCGCGCTGAACCTCGGGATGGACACGCGTGTCGTGCTCGAGACGCCGCTGATGTGGCTCGACAAGGCGCAGACGTGGCAGCTCGCCGAACAGCTCGGCGGCGAAGCGCTCGTCGAACTGATCCGCGTCGAGACGCACACGTGCTACGTGGGCGAGCGCGCGGAACTGCACGACTGGGGCTTCGGCTGCGGCGAGTGCCCGGCCTGCAAGCTGCGCAAGCGCGGCTACGAGGCCTACCTGAAGGGCGAGCGGGTGACCGAAGCGCCGCTGTGA
- the queE gene encoding 7-carboxy-7-deazaguanine synthase, producing the protein MTYAVKEIFYTLQGEGANAGRPAVFCRFAGCNLWSGREEDRAEAVCRFCDTDFVGTDGENGGKFKDAEALVATIAGLWPDGEAHRFVVCTGGEPMLQLDQPLVDALHAAGFEIAIETNGSLPVLESIDWICVSPKADAPLVVTKGNELKVVIPQDNQRLADYAKLDFEYFLVQPMDGPSRDLNTKLAIDWCKRHPQWRLSMQTHKYLNIP; encoded by the coding sequence ATGACTTACGCGGTCAAGGAAATTTTCTACACGTTGCAGGGCGAGGGCGCGAACGCGGGCCGGCCGGCCGTGTTCTGCCGGTTCGCCGGCTGCAACCTGTGGTCGGGCCGCGAAGAGGATCGTGCGGAGGCAGTGTGCCGTTTCTGCGATACGGACTTCGTCGGCACCGACGGCGAGAACGGCGGCAAGTTCAAGGACGCCGAAGCGCTCGTCGCGACGATCGCCGGCCTGTGGCCGGATGGCGAGGCGCACCGCTTCGTCGTCTGCACGGGCGGCGAGCCGATGCTGCAGCTCGACCAGCCGCTCGTTGACGCGCTGCACGCGGCGGGCTTCGAGATCGCGATCGAGACCAACGGCTCGCTGCCGGTGCTCGAATCGATCGACTGGATCTGCGTGAGCCCGAAGGCCGATGCACCGCTCGTCGTCACGAAGGGCAACGAACTGAAGGTCGTGATCCCGCAGGACAACCAGCGGCTGGCCGACTATGCGAAGCTCGACTTCGAGTATTTCCTCGTCCAGCCGATGGACGGCCCGTCGCGCGACCTCAATACGAAGCTCGCGATCGACTGGTGCAAGCGTCATCCGCAGTGGCGCCTGTCGATGCAGACCCACAAATATCTGAACATTCCCTGA
- the queD gene encoding 6-carboxytetrahydropterin synthase QueD, with amino-acid sequence MLITRKLEFDAGHRIPDHRSQCRNLHGHRYVLEITLRGDLVDTEGAPDRGMVMDFADVKALAMEHLVSKWDHAFLVYARDEVVRSFLEQMADHKTVVIDRIPTVENLAAIAFDLLANVYDAHYGVNLRLERVRLYETPNCWADVERQPGR; translated from the coding sequence GTGCTGATTACCCGAAAACTCGAATTCGATGCGGGCCACCGCATTCCCGATCACCGCAGCCAGTGCAGGAACCTGCACGGCCATCGCTACGTGCTCGAAATCACGCTGCGCGGCGATCTCGTCGATACCGAGGGGGCGCCCGACCGCGGCATGGTGATGGATTTCGCCGACGTGAAGGCGCTTGCGATGGAGCACCTTGTCAGCAAGTGGGACCACGCGTTCCTGGTCTATGCGCGCGACGAGGTCGTGCGCTCGTTCCTCGAACAGATGGCCGACCACAAGACCGTCGTGATCGACCGGATCCCGACCGTCGAGAACCTCGCGGCGATCGCGTTCGACCTCCTCGCGAACGTGTACGACGCGCACTACGGCGTGAACCTGCGCCTCGAGCGCGTGCGCTTGTACGAAACGCCGAACTGCTGGGCCGACGTCGAGCGCCAGCCCGGCCGCTGA
- a CDS encoding HpcH/HpaI aldolase family protein, with the protein MSTLTNSLKQRLRDGDEPLYGLWLSLGSDSAAEALAHAGYDWLCIDMEHAPNDSREVASQLRAIAAAHLPSEPVVRVPAREPWLVKRALDAGARTLMFPCIETPDDAAHAVRLTRFPSPESPDGLRGVAGMVRAAAYGMRRDYVQTANAQVAVIVQIESARGVDEVERIAATPGVDCLFIGPADLAASLGHLGDIRHPDVETAMARVLAAGKQAGVAVGIFAGDTAGARQYREAGYRMITLSADVSWLLRATRQALQEVRS; encoded by the coding sequence ATGAGCACGCTCACCAATTCCCTCAAACAACGCCTGCGCGACGGCGACGAGCCGCTGTACGGCCTGTGGCTGTCGCTCGGCAGCGATTCGGCCGCGGAAGCGCTCGCGCACGCCGGCTACGACTGGCTCTGCATCGACATGGAACACGCGCCGAACGACAGCCGCGAGGTCGCCTCGCAGTTGCGCGCGATCGCTGCCGCACACCTGCCGAGCGAGCCCGTCGTGCGCGTGCCGGCGCGCGAGCCGTGGCTCGTGAAGCGCGCGCTCGACGCCGGCGCGCGCACGCTGATGTTTCCGTGCATCGAGACGCCCGACGACGCCGCGCACGCGGTGCGGCTCACGCGCTTCCCGTCGCCCGAATCGCCCGACGGGCTGCGCGGCGTCGCGGGCATGGTACGCGCGGCGGCGTACGGGATGCGCCGCGATTACGTGCAGACGGCGAACGCGCAGGTCGCGGTGATCGTGCAGATCGAATCGGCGCGCGGCGTCGACGAAGTCGAGCGGATCGCGGCGACGCCCGGCGTCGATTGCCTGTTCATCGGCCCGGCCGATCTCGCGGCGAGCCTCGGGCATCTCGGCGACATCCGCCACCCGGACGTGGAAACCGCGATGGCGCGCGTGCTCGCGGCCGGCAAGCAGGCCGGCGTCGCGGTCGGCATTTTCGCGGGCGATACGGCGGGCGCGCGGCAGTACCGCGAGGCCGGCTACCGGATGATCACGCTGTCGGCCGACGTGAGCTGGCTGCTGCGTGCGACGCGGCAAGCGCTGCAGGAGGTACGGTCATGA